One genomic window of Pirellulales bacterium includes the following:
- a CDS encoding glycine--tRNA ligase, with protein sequence MDKLVSLCKRRGFLFQSSDIYGGLNGFWDYGPLGVELKRNVKEAWWRDMVTSHDELTPPPGAPTAYQMVGLDSTIIMHPQIWKCSGHYDLFHDFMVDCRESKKRYRHDQVRGRWVTAKGERVFVATESGGADGKSEQEYIEFKALKFFNLRAKDAAQLAWEGDIISLTKLPDFARVLGPDAKTLGTLTPPREFNLMFKTYVGALSGEEGAAFLRPETAQGIFVNFKNVVDSSRVAVPFGIAQTGKSFRNEITPRNFTFRSREFEQMEIEFFCHPKQSPDWYQYWRDRRYRWYLELGLAGDRLRLRDHEKDELSHYSCGTADIEYAFPFLPAGEFGELEGIAHRGDFDLRSHMEGKLVRQGDQLVVELDAEGKPRHRGSGKDLSYFDDETRERYLPHVIEPSAGADRATLAFLCEAYQEDEVPDEHGKPRSRTFLRLHPRLAPIKAAVFPLVKKDGMPEVAQKIYRELKPHFNVFYDEKGAVGRRYARQDEVGTPFCITVDGQTLADGTVTIRDRDTLRQWRVKADECVNEIRQRLVAGGVVE encoded by the coding sequence ATGGACAAACTTGTCTCGCTCTGCAAACGGCGAGGCTTCTTGTTTCAATCAAGCGATATTTACGGCGGACTGAACGGCTTTTGGGACTACGGCCCGCTGGGCGTCGAGCTGAAGCGGAACGTCAAGGAAGCCTGGTGGCGCGACATGGTCACCTCGCACGACGAGCTGACGCCGCCGCCGGGCGCGCCGACCGCCTATCAAATGGTCGGTCTCGACTCGACGATCATCATGCACCCGCAAATCTGGAAGTGTTCCGGGCACTACGACCTGTTTCATGACTTCATGGTCGATTGCCGCGAGTCGAAAAAACGCTACCGCCACGACCAGGTGCGCGGCCGTTGGGTGACGGCCAAGGGCGAGCGCGTGTTTGTGGCCACCGAGTCGGGTGGGGCCGACGGCAAGAGCGAGCAGGAGTACATCGAGTTCAAAGCACTGAAGTTCTTCAATCTGCGGGCCAAGGACGCCGCACAGCTTGCGTGGGAAGGCGACATCATCAGTCTCACCAAGCTGCCCGACTTTGCCCGCGTGCTCGGCCCCGACGCTAAGACGCTGGGCACGCTCACGCCGCCGCGCGAGTTCAACCTGATGTTCAAAACCTACGTCGGCGCGCTGAGCGGTGAGGAGGGGGCGGCGTTTCTGCGGCCCGAAACGGCCCAGGGCATTTTCGTCAACTTCAAGAACGTGGTCGATAGCTCGCGCGTGGCGGTGCCCTTCGGCATCGCGCAGACGGGCAAGAGTTTCCGCAACGAGATCACGCCGCGGAACTTCACGTTCCGCTCTCGCGAGTTCGAGCAGATGGAGATCGAGTTCTTCTGCCATCCCAAGCAGTCGCCCGACTGGTATCAATACTGGCGCGACCGCCGCTATCGCTGGTATCTCGAGTTGGGGCTGGCCGGCGACCGCTTGCGGCTGCGCGACCACGAAAAGGACGAGCTGAGCCATTATTCGTGCGGCACGGCCGACATCGAGTATGCCTTTCCCTTTCTGCCGGCCGGCGAGTTCGGCGAGCTGGAGGGCATCGCTCATCGCGGCGACTTCGACCTGCGCAGCCATATGGAAGGCAAGCTGGTGCGGCAGGGCGACCAACTCGTGGTCGAGCTCGACGCCGAGGGCAAGCCGCGGCATCGCGGCAGCGGCAAAGACCTTTCGTATTTCGACGACGAGACCCGCGAGCGTTACCTGCCGCACGTCATCGAGCCCTCGGCCGGAGCCGACCGGGCCACGCTGGCCTTCTTGTGCGAAGCCTATCAGGAAGACGAGGTGCCCGACGAGCACGGCAAGCCGCGTTCTCGCACGTTCCTGCGTCTGCATCCGCGGCTGGCGCCGATCAAGGCGGCCGTGTTTCCGCTGGTGAAGAAAGACGGGATGCCGGAGGTGGCGCAAAAGATCTATCGCGAGCTGAAGCCGCATTTCAACGTGTTTTACGACGAGAAGGGAGCGGTGGGCCGCCGCTATGCCCGGCAGGACGAGGTCGGAACGCCGTTTTGCAT